The window ATAATAAAAAACATGCAATTAAGGGAGGAATTGATTAAAGCAGCTAAACTTCAAACAATGGCTGAAATGTCTGCCAGCGTGTCACATGAAATCCGGAATCCACTTGCTGTTTCGAGAGGTTTTTTACAATTACTTCAGGAATCCGGTTTTGATTCGGAAGACCGTGAAAGGTATATAAAAATTGCCATTAAAGAAATTGACCGTGCTACGGAAATCATAGACGATTATTTAGTGCTGGCAAATCCATACCCCGAACAAAAAGAGAGTGTTAATTTAACAGAGGAGCTTCACTGGCTCGAAGAAATACTTCAGCCATATTCTAATATGCACAGTGTATTAATACGTACCGAGGCACACGATTCAATCCTGCTGGATTGTGAGCGGAGAAAAATCCGCCAGGTTTTTGTGAATCTAGGAAAGAATGCTATCGAATCAATGCCAGATGGGGGTACAGTTTTTATAGGTCTAACGAGGAAGGGCAATACCATTGAAATAACTTTTCAAGATAATGGCTGTGGAATGGATCAAAACCAGTTAGCCAGACTGGGGGAACCATACTTTACTACTAAAACAGAGGGTACTGGCCTCGGCATGATGGTTGTCTGGCGGATTGTCCAGTCCATGGGAGGAAAAGTCCAGGCAACAAGTCAACTTGGCAAGGGCACTGATATTACAGTTATCTTGCCGTCTCAAAGTGTTGTTTAAGTATTTCATTTTTTCGGCATCCTTTTGGATGCCTTTTTTGGGATATCCACAGATTAGCCATATGTCTCGTACGATATGGTGAATTATTTTAAAACCTCTTTCATGATAAGTATGTGGGGTACAATTTTTTGGTAAATATTCCTTTACTTGCAGGGGGATGGGAAAGTGGGAAAAACTCCAATGGTACTAAATATCAAGACGGCTATACGCTCGCTGCCCTGCCTCGCTTTTAGTTTCGATATTTGGAATAATTCCTTATCGTATGTAGCAACCTTCGTTCATACTCAAAAACCATAAATTGCTATACTCATATTTTATAATGGGACAA is drawn from Bacillus sp. FJAT-18017 and contains these coding sequences:
- a CDS encoding ATP-binding protein — translated: MAILEDLLLNIFFITFLPLLFVSTLGEKLTRLTPRNRTIIGNLVVAFSAILCMMFPVHLVSGFIFDLRQIPIILGCLYLGYKNSIILIILPLLFRFTLGGEGFQSYLLVSLSIYLVVPWFHHLFFKLGLTMKVITITGLSVFFSAMALALAKSIATVPLIYGDFVYTFMGIQLSGMLLVSLIFEYIIKNMQLREELIKAAKLQTMAEMSASVSHEIRNPLAVSRGFLQLLQESGFDSEDRERYIKIAIKEIDRATEIIDDYLVLANPYPEQKESVNLTEELHWLEEILQPYSNMHSVLIRTEAHDSILLDCERRKIRQVFVNLGKNAIESMPDGGTVFIGLTRKGNTIEITFQDNGCGMDQNQLARLGEPYFTTKTEGTGLGMMVVWRIVQSMGGKVQATSQLGKGTDITVILPSQSVV